The Miltoncostaea oceani genome includes a region encoding these proteins:
- a CDS encoding DUF4260 family protein: protein MSARALHPPAPLRRHRRAAYGVAAAGLASAAVAAWLMSGTGGWQLAAFAMGPDVALLAGFGRDLEPGRLHPRAVPLYNALHRFAGPVALTALAVTGVVPAGFLAGGLVWGAHIAMDRSLGYGLRTRDGRQRV, encoded by the coding sequence ATGTCCGCCCGCGCGCTCCACCCGCCCGCCCCCCTCCGGCGCCACCGCCGCGCCGCGTACGGCGTCGCGGCCGCCGGCCTCGCCTCCGCCGCCGTCGCCGCCTGGCTCATGAGCGGCACCGGCGGCTGGCAGCTCGCCGCCTTCGCGATGGGCCCCGACGTCGCCCTGCTCGCCGGGTTCGGCCGCGACCTCGAGCCGGGGCGGCTGCACCCCCGTGCCGTCCCCCTCTACAACGCGCTGCACCGCTTCGCCGGGCCCGTCGCGCTCACCGCGCTCGCGGTGACCGGCGTCGTCCCCGCCGGGTTCCTCGCCGGTGGTCTCGTGTGGGGCGCCCACATCGCGATGGACCGGTCCCTCGGCTACGGGCTGCGGACGCGTGACGGCCGGCAGCGCGTCTGA